One region of Triticum aestivum cultivar Chinese Spring chromosome 6B, IWGSC CS RefSeq v2.1, whole genome shotgun sequence genomic DNA includes:
- the LOC123134552 gene encoding GDSL esterase/lipase At2g04570-like, with translation MMVTGKALMILVAVFIICTGGGLVISPAAAEEVPLVPAVNVFGDSTMDVGNNKFLGNFTPSFPYGVDLPLGIEPRFSNGYNMADSISKLLGFNMSPPAYLSLTPETSVEILKGLGGVNYASGGSGILDITGNASLPLSKQVEYFADTKANMTEESGGNSTEIDALLSRSLFLISDGGNDMFEFVLKGRPIIEFESFHRDLLSNYTKYVQTLYGLGARRFGLIDVPPVGCVPMMRAIFFRSFGLDGCLFPASDLARGFNKKLSIEMAELAASLPGKRYSVGSSYKLVTSYTAHPEAAGFDDVKSACCGSGMFGMETSCVPDVTTCPNHDDHLFWDAVHCTQATSNKGAKAIYDAPLEDGFAAPNNFKQLLLDDQPTSVSR, from the exons ATGATGGTCACCGGCAAGGCTCTGATGATACTGGTTGCAGTGTTTATTATCTGCACCGGCGGCGGCCTGGTGATCTCGCCGGCGGCCGCGGAGGAGGTGCCCCTGGTGCCGGCGGTGAACGTGTTCGGCGACTCGACCATGGACGTGGGCAACAACAAGTTCCTGGGGAACTTTACGCCGTCGTTTCCTTACGGCGTCGACCTCCCGCTGGGCATCGAACCCAGGTTCAGCAACGGATACAACATGGCCGACTCCATCT CGAAGCTGTTGGGTTTCAATATGAGCCCGCCGGCTTACCTGTCGCTGACGCCGGAGACGAGCGTTGAGATCCTGAAAGGCTTGGGTGGAGTCAACTACGCTTCCGGTGGATCCGGCATTCTCGACATCACT GGGAATGCCTCCCTCCCGTTGAGCAAGCAGGTAGAGTACTTCGCGGACACCAAGGCAAACATGACAGAGGAAAGCGGCGGCAATAGCACCGAGATCGATGCGCTGCTGTCCAGGTCGCTCTTCCTCATTAGCGACGGCGGCAACGATATGTTTGAGTTCGTCTTGAAGGGACGGCCAATCATTGAGTTCGAGTCCTTCCACCGGGACCTTCTGTCCAACTACACCAAGTATGTCCAGACGCTGTATGGGCTCGGGGCGCGGCGTTTCGGTCTCATCGACGTGCCGCCTGTCGGCTGCGTGCCGATGATGCGGGCGATATTCTTCCGGAGTTTCGGTCTTGACGGCTGCTTATTCCCCGCAAGCGACCTCGCAAGGGGCTTCAACAAAAAGTTGAGCATCGAGATGGCGGAGCTCGCCGCGTCGCTGCCCGGGAAGAGGTACTCCGTGGGGAGCTCCTACAAGCTGGTGACCAGCTACACGGCGCACCCGGAGGCCGCCGGGTTCGACGATGTGAAGAGCGCGTGCTGCGGCAGCGGGATGTTCGGCATGGAGACCTCGTGCGTGCCCGATGTCACCACCTGCCCCAACCACGATGACCATCTCTTCTGGGACGCGGTGCACTGCACACAGGCCACCTCCAACAAGGGCGCCAAAGCCATCTATGACGCGCCGCTGGAGGACGGATTCGCCGCACCCAACAATTTCAAGCAGCTGCTTCTTGATGATCAACCCACAAGCGTCAGCCGTTAA